ATTTCTTCTACGTCATTTCGGCTTGGTTTTACCGAAAAGTCAACTGCATTTAATCCCGCCAAAATATCCTGATGATGTTGTTTGTAGAATTTCGGACCAATATCTGCCACAATTAATTTATCGACAATTTCAGGATGCGTTGTCGCAAAAAGCATGGCCACTTTTCCACCCATTGAATGCCCAAGAATATCAACTCGGGTTAAATTATTAGCTTGGCAGTATTCAAACACATCTTGAACCATTGCTTCGTAACTCCATTCATCTGAATGAAAACTGCGTCCGTGGTTTCTTAAATCTAAAATATGAACTTGAAATCCGGCTTCTACATATTGTCCGGCAAGCGTTTTCCAGTTATCTGACATTCCCAGAAACCCATGCATGATTATAAATGGTTTTCCTTCGCCTTCTATTTTTGAGTAAAGCATATTTTTTTGTTTTTTACTTTAAAGAATTACTTTAATTTATTAAGATACATATTTACCGTATTATCCAAACCAAGATAAAGCGCTTCTGAAATTAAAGCATGGCCGATAGAAACTTCTAATAACCCTGGAATATTATCTTTAAAAAATTTGATATTATCTAAACTCAAATCATGTCCTGCATTGATTCCCAAACCTAATTCGTTTGCCAATTTAGCTGCTTCGACATACGGATCAATTCCTCTTTCGTTTCCTAAACTATATTGATGTGCAAAAGATTCTGTATACAATTCGATTCTATCTGTTCCTGTTTTTTTAGCACCTTCGATCATTTCTAGAATCGGATCAACAAAAATTGAAGTTCTGATTCCGTTTTTTTGAAATTCCTGAATTACTTCGGTTAAGTATTCTTGATTTTTAATGGTATCCCAGCCCGCAGAAGAAGTAATGGCACCAATGGCATCTGGAACCAATGTAACTTGATCTGGTTTACATTCTAAAACCAAATCAATAAAATTATGCTGCGGATTTCCTTCAATATTATATTCAGTTGTTACAATTGCTTTTAAATCACGTGCATCCTGATAGCGGATATGACGCTCGTCTGGGCGTGGGTGAATCGTGATTCCTTGCCCGCCAAATCGCTGAATATCGACAGCTACTTTTAATAAATCAGGTACATTTCCGCCTCGGGCATTTCGAAGCGTTGCAATTTTATTGATATTTACACTTAACTTTGTCATATAAATAGATAATTAATTCTAGTAACACTATATTTGTTACAGCAAAAATACAAAGTAAAACAGAGCAGTTTTTGGTATTTTTTGATTATTTTGCATCAAATATCTTCAATTGATTTATGACAGAAATTACAAACTATATCACAAATGATTTCAGAGCGATTGATAGTCAGGAAACGATAGCCTCGATTCAAGACTTTTTTATCGATGTAAATTTTTCTCATTTCCCTATTTTAGAAGACGGGGTTTTCATTGGAAGTATCTCTTCTGATGATATCGACACTTTTGACAGTGACAAAAAAGCGATTGATTACAAATATACTTTAGAACGTTTTTTTGCCAGAAAATCAATGATCTGGCTGGATGTTTTAGAAATCTTCGCCAAAAATCACACAAACGTAATCCCTATTCTTGACGAAAATAATACCTACATAGGGTATTATGAAATGGAAGACATCATGAATTTCTTTCAGGAAACGCCATTTTTAAAAGAACAAGGCGGTATTATTATCGTTCAAAAAGGTCTTTTGGATTATTCAATGAGTGAAATTACACAGATTGTAGAGAGCAATAATGGAAAAGTGTTAGGCTGTTTTATTTCTGAAGCTGATTTGGAAAATGTCCAGATTACGGTAAAAATTGGTTTGGGAGCCATCAACGAAATCATTCAAACGTTCCGACGATATGGTTACGAAATTATCTCAGAGCATCAGGAAGACACTTATATTAACAGTTTAAAAGAAAGGTCTGATTATTTAGACAAATACCTCAATATATAAATTATGAATGTGCCAATGAGAAAATTAGTTAATTAGATAATTTCGCATTTCCCAATTATCTAATTGACACATTGACAAATTCTCTAATTTAGCAAAGAATGAAAATAGCCATTTACGGACAATATTATCAAAACAGTACAGAGCCGATCATTAAAGATATTTTTTCTTTTTTCAACGCCAACAATGTTGAAATTATAATAGAAGAAAATTTTCTGAAAATGCTCTACGAAAAACAGCTTATAAAAAAAGAATATAAGACGTTTTCACCATGTACCATTTTAGATAATAGCTTTGAGATGGTAATTAGTATTGGCGGCGACGGAACAATATTAAGAGCCGCAGCTTTAGTCCGTAATTCAGGCGTTCCATTATTAGGAATTAATGCTGGAAGATTGGGATTTCTGGCCAAAGTACAAAAAGAAAACATTGATAGTTTACTTCAGTATGTAATTGATCAAAATTATACCACTTCGGAAAGAACTTTACTGGGATTGACTTCTGAACCAGATAATGAAGCTTTTAAAGAACTTAATTTTGCCATGAACGAGGTCACCGTGAGCCGTAAAGACACAACCTCGATGATTACTGTTGAAACCTATTTAAACAATGAATATTTAAATTCATATTGGGCCGACGGCCTTATTATTTCTACGCCTACTGGTTCTACTGGTTACTCTCTAAGCTGTGGCGGACCGATTTTAACTCCGGATGTAAAAAGCTTAGTAATCACTCCAATTGCACCGCATAACTTAACCGCCAGACCACTGGTTATCCCTGACGACACCGAAATTACTCTTCGTGTCACAGGACGAGAAGACCAGTATTTAGTTTCTTTAGATTCAAGGATTTCTTCTGTAAAGAATGAATCTATTCTCAAAATCAAAAAAACCGACTATAAAATTAAAATGGTTGAAATTCCAGGCGAAACTTTTTTGAAAACACTGAGAAATAAACTGCTTTGGGGAGAAGACAAAAGAAATTAAGCGCATTTATTGTTTCCTACTATACGATAATACCACATTTTCTCGTTCTGCTTGTATTGAATCATCATTAAATGTCTCTAAATCACATCATAAATTGAAAAAAAAGCACATTTAATCAAAGGAACGTTGATTCGTATCGATAATTATTATATTTGCACGCAATTTTGAATTAAATGAAGAAAATTTTTAATTTATTGTTATGTTTTTTCCCTTTTATTACACTAAATGCTCAAATAAATGAGCTTGGTGTTTTTATTGGTGGAAGCAACTTTGTTGGAGACGTTGGAAGCACAACTTACATTAATCCTCAAAAGCTTACTTTAGGCGTTTTGTATAAGTGGAATAAAAGTCCGAGACATTCTTACCGTTTATCCTACATGCAGTCAACCATTACAGGAAACGATTTAGATTCTGATGAAACAGGCAGAAGCCAAAGAGGATATCGCTTTGACAATGATGTAAAAGAATTTTCTGCAGGTTTAGAATTCAATTTTTTCGATTTCAATCTTCATGATTATCATACAAAAGTTACACCTTATATATATTCAGGTGTAAGCTTTTTTATTTATGACGGTTTATACCGTTATATTGATACCCCAAATGTCACGCATAAAATTAATTCGAATTCCTTTGCGATACCTATGACACTGGGTGTAAAATCTAATGTATTCCCTAACCTGGTTTTAGGAGCCGAAGTTGGAGCAAGATATACTTTTACAGACAATATTGACGGAAGTAATCCCAGCACCAGCAATACAAGCATCAAAAAATTTGGAAATTTAAACAATAATGACTGGTATGTCTTTTCAGGTATTACAGTAACGTATACCTTTGGACAAAAACCCTGCTATTGCGCACAATAATAAAAATGAATTTAATAGACTCGATAGACCACTCAAACTTACCTAAACATCTGGCCATAATTATGGACGGAAATGGACGATGGGCCAAACAACAAGGCTTTTTAAGAGCCTTTGGACATGAAAACGGAACAAAATCTGTAAAAAAAACAATCACAACTTGTGCTAAATTAGGTATTGAGTACCTAACTCTTTACGCTTTTTCAACAGAGAACTGGAACCGCCCTAAAATGGAAGTCGAGGCCTTAATGAAAATCTTAATCAATTCCTTAAAAAAAGAACTGGTAACCTTGCAGGAAAACAATATCAGACTCAATGCAATTGGGAATCTTGACAAATTACCAAAAAACGCGCAAAAGGAACTTTTAGACGTAATTGACAAAACTAAAAACAATACCAGACTTACGTTAACTCTCGCTTTAAGCTACGGATCAAGAGAGGAATTAGTAAATGCTGTCAGACAGATTAGTGATAAAGTTAAAAATAATATAATTTCAATAGACACTATTGACGATTCAATTATAAATGAGCATCTTTACACGCAAAATTTACCTGACGTAGATTTATTAATACGAACAAGTGGAGAACATAGAATAAGTAATTTTCTGCTGTGGCAAATCGCCTATGCTGAATTGTATTTTACGAATGTCTTGTGGCCAGACTTTAAAGACGAAGATTTATATGAGGCTATTATTAGTTATCAAAAAAGAGAACGTAGATTTGGAAAAACCAGTGAACAAATTAAATAAACTTTTAGTGTTACAAAAAAGAATACCGCAAATAATCTGTACCCTATTATTATTGGGTAGTTTTTCACAAGTTAAAGCTCAGGAAAGAGTTCCTTTTGATCAAGGAAAAAGATACATTCTGGCTAAAGTTTCTGTTGTTGGTAAAATAAGCTTCAATGAACAAACTGTCGTTACCTTTTCTGGTCTTCAAAAAGGACAGGAAATAACCGTTCCGGGCGAAGAAATCAGTGGTGCAATTAAAAAATTAGGAAAGCTTGGTCTTTTCGACGAGATTGCTTTCTATATAAATAAGGTAGAAAATGATAGTATTTATTTAGATTTAAATATTGTCGAACTTCCAAAATTAAACGACGTTAAAATAACGGGCGTTAAGAAGAGTAAAATCGAAGGACTTATTAAGGATAACAACCTGACTAAAAACAAAATTGTCAACGAAAACTTAATTACAACGACTAAAAATTACATCGAAAACAAATATAAAAAAGACGGTTTTTACAATACCAAAGTAACTATTACAACCACTCCTGACAGCACATCTGGGCATCAGGTAAACATGCTTGTACGAGTTGATAAAGGCGATAAAGTAAAAATCAGTAAAATTGACTTTACAGGAAACGAACAACTCAGCGACAGTCAGTTAAGATCTGCCATGAAAGACACGAAGCAGAAAAATATTTTACGTGTATTTAAATCTTCTAAATTCATTCCAGAAAAGTATAAAACTGACTTAGAAAAAGTTATCGCAGCTTATAAAGAAAAAGGATATCGCGATGCACGTATCATCTATGACTCTGTTACTTACAACAAACAGAAGAACATGCTTGCTATTAAAATTAATGTAGAAGAAGGAAACAAATACTACTTTGGAAATATTAAATTTTTAGGAAATACAGTATATTCAGACCAACAGTTAAACCGTTATTTAGGAATCAAAAAAGGAGAAACTTATAATGGCGTTTTACTTGAAAAAAGAATCGCTGATAACTCAAAACCTGATGGTGAAGACATCACGAACTTATACCAAAACAACGGTTATTTATTCTCTAAAATTAACGCTGTAGAGGTAAAAACGGTAAACGATACAATCGATTTTGAAATTAGAATCACAGAAGGTCCTATTGCCTATTTCAACAAAATCTATGTTACTGGAAACGACAAAACAAATGACCATGTAATTTACCGTGAGTTAAGAACTAAACCAGGAAACAAATACAGTAAAGAAGAATTAGTAAGAACTATTCGTGAGATTGGACAATTAGGTTTCTTCGATCCTGAATCTATTAAACCTGAGTTTAGAAACGTTGATCCTGCTGCAGGAACAGTTGACATTGAATATCAATTAGTAGAAAAAGGATCAAGCCAAGTTGAGTTACAAGGTGGTTACGGCGGTGGAGGTTTCATCGGTACGTTGGGACTTTCTTTCAACAACTTTTCGGCAAGAAAATTATTTGATAAAGAAGCCTATAAACCGCTTCCGATGGGAGATGGACAAAAAGTAGCACTTCGTTTACAAGGAAGTACATATTTCCAAACCTACAGTTTATCATTCTCAGAACCATGGTTTGGAGGCAAAAAACCAGTACAATTTAGTTCTTCAATATCATATAGCAAACAATTTAACAACAATTATATTACAAGAACTGTTGATAGAAGCCAAAGTTTTAATATTTTTACAGTCCAAGTTGGTTTAGCAAAACGTTTAACTGTACCTGATGATTATTTCGTTCTTTCACAATCTGTTAGTTATCAGCATTATGATTTGAATAATTATTACACAGGATTGTTTACCTTTGGTAATGGAGCTTCACGAAACCTTGCGTATACAATAGGAATTTCAAGAAGTAATAAAGGGGTTAACCCAATATTCCCAACTTATGGTTCGGAGTTCAGTTTATCAGCAAAAGTAACACCTCCGTACTCTTTATTTAATGGTATTAATTATGGTGATTTACAAAATCAGAAAGAATACAAAACACAATATACAGGTACAACAACCACTACAGGTGCAGATGGTCAGGCTATAAATCCTGGTGATTATACAAAAACTGAAACCATCAACGGAACATCTGGAACTGTAAGTGTTGGATCAGACTATAAAAGTGCTGATACTGATGTTGCAAAAGTCGATCAGAAAAAATACAATTGGTTAGAATATTATAAAGTTAAATTTAAAGCAGACTGGTATACTAAGATTTATGGTAAATTAGTTTTAAGAACCTTAACTGAATTTGGTTTCTTAGGAGCTTATGATCAATCAAGAGGAGTTGTTCCATTTGAGCGTTTCTACTTAGGAGGAGACGGTATGGCAAACTACTCTATGGATGGTCGAGAAACAATACAATTAAGAGGATATCCTAATAACTCGTTAACCCCAATTATCGAAGACAGAACTAGTTCTAGATACGGACAACAGATTGGAGCAACGATTTATAATAAATTCTCAATGGAATTACGTTATCCAATTACATTAAAGTCATCAGCATCTATATACGCCTTAACATTTTTAGAAGCAGGTTCTTCTTATCCGACATTTAGAGATTATAATCCGTTTGACTTGAATCGTTCTGCTGGTCTTGGTTTACGTGTTTTCATGCCTGCATTTGGATTATTAGGTATTGATTTTGGTTACGGTTTCGACGCATTGCCAGGATCTGTTACTAATAAAGCAAATGGCTGGGAAACTCACTTTATTATTGGACAACAATTTTAAAGAAATAACGTTTGGTTAAAAATCATCGAATAAAGTAATGTTATGAGAAAACAATTTTTATTTATATTTTTAGCCTTGATTGTAGCAAATACAAGTCAGGCACAGAGTAGAACGACTAGAATTGGCTACATTGATATGGAATACATTTTAGAGAATGTATCCGATTATAAAGAAGCTAAGTCCCAATTAGAGTTAAAAGCTCAAAAATGGAAACAGGAAATAGAGGCTAAAAAATTAAATATAAATAAACTCAAAGAAAATTTAAATACTGAAAAAGCATTACTTACCAAAGAATTAATTGAAGAAAGAGAAACTGAAATTAAATTTCTTGAAACTGAAATGCTGGATTACCAAGAAAAACAGTTTGGCGCTGATGGTAATTTAATGAGACAAAAATCTGCATTGGCAAAACCTATTCAAGATCAGGTTTTCACAGCAGTTCAAGATATAGCCGAAGCAAAAAATTACGATTTTGTTTTCGATAAGTCAGCAGACTTAACAATGCTTTTCAGCAACAAAAGATATGACATAAGCGATCAGGTTTTACGTATTTTAAACAGAACCGAAAAACGCGAACAATTGACTAAAAAACAATTGAAAGAACAGGAAGCAAAAGAAAATCGTGAAAACGAAATCGATGAAAATCCTACTTTAGCGAATCGCCAGAAAGCACTGGACGATAAAAAAGCGGCGAGAGAAAAGCTTATTGAAGACAGACGTTTAGAGCAAGAAGCGAAGAAAAAAGAATACGAAGACAGAAGAAAAGCAATTCAAGCTGAAAGAGAGGCTAAAAAAAATGGCACGGTTTCTGAACCAGCTAAAACAACCGAAACAGCTAAACCTGCGGAAACAGCAAAAACAAGTACGAGTACAACAAATACGAATACAACTGAAACCGCTAAACCCGCTGTAACAGGCGAAACCACAACAGAACCTGCAGTAAATAAAGCTGAAGAAAGACAAAAGCTTTATGAGCAGCGTAAGAAAGAATTAGAGGAAAGAAGGAAAAAAATACTCGAAGAGCGAGAAGCGGCCAAAAAAGCAAAAGAGGCCGAAACACAAAAAACAAATACGACCAATAATTAATTAATATTTTAAAAATGATGAAACAAATCAAAACTTTACTAATTGCTGCAATTCTAGTTTTAGGAGCAAGTAACACAATGAACGCACAGGCGAAGGTTGCCCATGTTGATGTTAGCGAGATTATGTCGAAAATGCCTGCGATGCTTGATGCTCAAAATCAACTGCAAAAATTAAGTGGGACATATGATGCTGAATACAAAAAAATGGTTGATGAATATCAAACTAAAATCAAAAAGTATGAGGCAGAAGCTGCAACAGTAACTGAAGCTGTTAACGGTGACCGTTCTAAAGAAGTTCAAGATATGCAAAAAAGAATTGTTGATTACAGAGACAATGCTCAAAAAGAATTGCAACAAAAAGAAACTGACATCGTAAAACCATTAATGGAAAAAGTAAGAGCTTCAATCCAAAAAATTGGAAAAGCTAAAGGTTACCAATACGTTTTAGATGGTTCTACTTTATTATTAGCTGATGGTCCAAACATCACTGCTGATGTGAAAAAAGACTTAGGTTTCTAAGAAAAACTTTAATTACATAAAAACGGCTCAAGCTTAAAAGTTTGAGCCGTTTTTTTTTAGACCATATAAACTCAAAAAAAGGGAACTGATACAAGCCCCCTCTTCTTCAATACACAAAAGTGCATTAAGTTCTTGGAGGACATTTAGTTCCTGATGGAAAACATTCCCAGATAGGCTTTCTGACTTCATCAAATCCAACGATACAAGCAATGCCATAGCATTCTGGTGCATTTCCTCCATTAATTTTTTTCATCTCTTCTTTAGTCAGCTTTTCAGATGACAATTTTTCAATAATTTTCATAGTGTTATTGTTTTTTGGGTGAAGCATAAATATAGTATTTTATTTACAATAAAATATCTTTTTATTTAAAAAACCAAATTGCAGAGAAAGTAAAAAATACTAATTTTGTAGTATGACAAACAATAATCCTATAGGCATTTTTGACTCAGGAATTGGAGGAACTTCAATCTGGAGCGAAATCCATGCACTACTTCCGCACGAAAAAACTATATATTTAGCCGACAGTAAAAATGCTCCTTACGGGCAAAGAACAAAAGATGAAATTGTTGCGCTAAGCAAAAAAAATGTCGAATTTTTACTAGAAAATAACTGTAAATTAATTGTTGTAGCGTGTAATACTGCTACCACAAATGCTATTACAGAACTTCGTAGTGATTATAACGTTCCTTTTATTGGTATTGAGCCAGCAATTAAACCTGCAGCTAATAATTCGCAGACACAAGTTATTGGGATTTTAGCAACACAAGGAACACTAAACAGTGAGCTTTTTAACAAAACGGCCGAGATGTTTCAACACACTACCATTATCGAACAGGTAGGTCACGGATTAGTGCAGTTAATTGAAGATGGAAATTTATATTCTCCTGAAATGACTCAATTATTAGAATCTTATCTACAGCCTATGATCGAAGCCAATATCGATTACCTTGTTTTAGGCTGCAGCCACTACCCTTACCTGATTCCACAAATTAAAAAAATACTTCCGGAGCATATTAAAATTATAGACTCAGGCGAAGCAGTAGCAAGACAAACACAAAATATTTTACGTGATAAAGTTGGCTTTACAGATGCTCAGCACAACGATCCTGTATTTTATGTAAATTCAAACCCAGCGGTTTTGAGCTCTATTTTAGACAACAAATATCCCGTTATAGAAAAAGAGTTTTAAACGATTTAATCGAATTTTCGTTTCACAAACCAAATTCCGTCCAAAGACAAATTAATAGACAGTTTATGATAATTCTCTTTAATCAAATTATCAGAGATACGTCCTTTTTGTCCATATGAATATGAAATATTGATTGCCGAAAAAGTATTTTCAATGGGCAGGTTCACACCAAAAGAAATCGCGGCATTGTTCACCCTTTTCCCGTCTACTTCTAAGTAACCCGTATCAAAATTAGCACCGGCCGAATATTGAACACGATCCCAATATTTCCGTATATTTTTCTTGGGATTAAAATAAGTAAATCCCAAAGCAAATCGGTCTTGATTTACAAATGTGCCATATAACTCCGATTGATTAGTATCTTTCCAAAGGCTCTTTTCGTAATCTAGAGTCATATTCAAAACATTTTTAAATCGCTTGCTTATACCAATTCCAATTTCTAGAGGCATGTAATAATCATCAACATTTGAAGATGCCTCAGATTCTAAAGAACTTACAACTTCATTAGAAATAGTTTCTACAGATTGCACTTTAGAACCTTTTATTTGTGCTGGAAGTTTGAAAGTGGTTCCTATTGTAAGTGTTGAATCGATAACATACTGCGTTCCTAAAGTCGCCCTAAAACCATTATAATCTGTCTTTTTATGAACAGTAGTAAGTGAACTTGCAATTAAAAATGAGCGATCATCAACAACATTCCCAAACAATAAAGCTGCTGATGCACCTACAGTCAATTTTTTACCAAAACGATATCCGTAAGAGAAATCGAAATTATTTAATCCTCCAGAGCCTTCTGCTGTTAAAGTATAGGTTTCCTGACTATCAGCAATAGGCAGAACAAGGTTTGAAATTTTAAAGGTTGAACTTGAGTAAGGCCTTAATGCTACACTAAAAGCCGAATTTTTAGTAACCGGAAAAGCAAATGCTAAATGCGAAAACTGAAAATTATTTCTCTTTTCGGTTCTTGATCCGCTTTCGTATGTTGTTCCGATTGCCTTCCCTCCTATGTCAAACATAAAATGATTTAGAGGCATGAAACCTAATGAAGCAGGATTTAAATTATTGATAAAACTAGTTGAAGGCAATGCAATACCTGAAGATCCAATTGAAGGTATTGAACCAAAATCTGAATCGTATACACTCCCTACTCCATACAATGAATAAGGCGAACTTGAAATACTTTGCGAAAATGAAGTCAGCGACATTAAAATGAAGCAGCTTAAAAAAACTATTTTATTTTTCATCTAATATGAGAGATAATAAATTTTGAGTTGAATTTTATTGTCCTGATGTTTTTGATCTCCTAAAACAAGTCGGTTAACCGATTTAGAAATTCCTGGCAGAGTCAAAATCAAAGAAGATCTGGAATCAGCCGAACGCAGCATTTCCTTTTGAAGAAAATTCCCTAACGGAATGGTATAACCCACATTCTCATTAAACTCGTCGCTTTTCTTGTTTAGGATTCCGAATACTGCCGCTCCTGATGAACTCTGTAGAGAACCGCTGATTCTGTTGAGATTATCTCCCACATACACCTTAAGAGAATCTGCCAGCGGGTATTTATCTGAATACGAATTATTGACGGGTTTCAGAATTAATTTAGCATCAACGATAGCTCCGTTATCCGAAATGTATTTGAGCTTTTTTATGTTCGGAAAATCGATTCTGCAGGCCACTCCGGTTCCAGACTGAATAAATCCTTGTTTGTTGGTTGCCGCACTGGAAAGTTTACTGCTGGATATGGGCAGATTTTGAATAAGTGTTCCTGTTTTATCTAGCGAAATAGAATTAAACTGTTTATCAGTATTTAAAACCGTAAAATCAAGATAATACGATTCGTCTTCGGTATCGGCTTGGTATTTTGAATAATACAAACGCACTTTGCTGGTCGAAGTACTAAACCCAATTACACTAGAAGAGTTGGAAGTGGAAGGAACAAGAACAAGTCCTTTTAGATATTCTGTAAAAGAATCAAAATTGGTAATTTCCCTGCTTTTTATTTTTTGGAAAAGAGCGGCTCCTAAAGCATCATTCATTCTAATGTTGATTGAGTCTTTCTCTGTTGGACGTGGTTTATATGAAATCGTTCCTAAACTTTCATCGCTATAAGTCAGAGTTGAATTATTGTAAAAACTATCATCATCTGTATTTGGTTTTACTTTTTGTGTAAGACGATGAATATCAAATTTCTGAACCTGCGTCGTATCTCCGTAATAATAATTATCATACTTTAAAATCATTGAAATAGAATCGAAGACAAAATTTACAGCTTCTGTATCTGAACCCGAATTGTTCAGCGCATAGGAACTGCCCGAAAGCTGGAAATAACTGTTTGATTTTACTTTCCCGAAAATAGGATCATCATAATTTCCAATTAAAATACGGCTTTGACTTGAAGTTACCAGCGAATCAAAATTGATGGTAGACATTTCGACTGTTACTGTATCGATCATAACTACTTTATTGCTTAAAGCTAAATAATCAGATCCTACAACAAATTCTCCCGCATCTGTATCTGTGCCACATGAAAACATCGTCAAAGCAAAAAACAACAGTAATAAAAACTTACGCATAACTAATTTTTTGGACAAATATAAATTGCCCTCTTCTGCACTGCATCATAACATATACTACTGCGTGTTTTTGGTCTATTAATGCTCTTAAATCATCTATGACAGTGTTACGCTCATTAATATTTCATTCGGCATTAAAAACAGCTGTTTTGTCTATCAAAACGAGCCGTATATATATATTCTTTTTTTAAGCCCAGGCGTCAGCCTACTTTTGAGCCAATAAATTAGGTAATGAAAGTAAGATTTATAATTTGTTTGTTTTTTGTAATGCTGTTTTTAAACATGAATGCACAGGAAAACTTTTCGGCCGCATTGAATTTTAAAACAGAGCCAGTCGATAAAATTGATTTTAATGAAACTAGTTTTTCATTGTTCTTCAACGAAAATCTGACTCAAAAAAGCACTATCAAAAACACATTGAATTATTCGAATCTAAATGTAAACTATGATTTAGGAGATTTTGAATCATTTCAAAACATCGACAAATTCCAAAAAATAGAAGACAAAATTGAATTCTCACAGGAAATTTCAAACTCAACAAAACTTCATTTTTCGGTTACGCCAATGTTTAGTTTCCAGCAGGATTTAGATTTTACTGATTTTACGCTTTTAGGAAGTTTTGAAATAAGCCAGCAATTAAATCCGAAAACAACTTTAAGTATTGGAGCAGCCCGAACAACAGTTTTTGGAAATCCAAAATTCCTGCCAACTGCATCCATACGCTATACGCCAAATGATAAAACGAATGTATGGATTGGTTTTCCGGAGTCCAGCATTTCTTATTCAAACAATACCAGAAATAAGTTCATGCTGAATAATAGTTTCAACGGAAGCTTTTACAATTTAGATGCTCAGAGTAATTTAAACAATACAGCAAAAGCATCTTTATCGCAAATGACTACTTCATTGGAATATGAAAGAAACGTTGATAGAAACTGGTTTTTGAATTTTAAAGCTGGATATAATTTTAATAAACAAT
This is a stretch of genomic DNA from Flavobacterium endoglycinae. It encodes these proteins:
- a CDS encoding BamA/OMP85 family outer membrane protein gives rise to the protein MRLLLVIKKENVDLEKPVNKLNKLLVLQKRIPQIICTLLLLGSFSQVKAQERVPFDQGKRYILAKVSVVGKISFNEQTVVTFSGLQKGQEITVPGEEISGAIKKLGKLGLFDEIAFYINKVENDSIYLDLNIVELPKLNDVKITGVKKSKIEGLIKDNNLTKNKIVNENLITTTKNYIENKYKKDGFYNTKVTITTTPDSTSGHQVNMLVRVDKGDKVKISKIDFTGNEQLSDSQLRSAMKDTKQKNILRVFKSSKFIPEKYKTDLEKVIAAYKEKGYRDARIIYDSVTYNKQKNMLAIKINVEEGNKYYFGNIKFLGNTVYSDQQLNRYLGIKKGETYNGVLLEKRIADNSKPDGEDITNLYQNNGYLFSKINAVEVKTVNDTIDFEIRITEGPIAYFNKIYVTGNDKTNDHVIYRELRTKPGNKYSKEELVRTIREIGQLGFFDPESIKPEFRNVDPAAGTVDIEYQLVEKGSSQVELQGGYGGGGFIGTLGLSFNNFSARKLFDKEAYKPLPMGDGQKVALRLQGSTYFQTYSLSFSEPWFGGKKPVQFSSSISYSKQFNNNYITRTVDRSQSFNIFTVQVGLAKRLTVPDDYFVLSQSVSYQHYDLNNYYTGLFTFGNGASRNLAYTIGISRSNKGVNPIFPTYGSEFSLSAKVTPPYSLFNGINYGDLQNQKEYKTQYTGTTTTTGADGQAINPGDYTKTETINGTSGTVSVGSDYKSADTDVAKVDQKKYNWLEYYKVKFKADWYTKIYGKLVLRTLTEFGFLGAYDQSRGVVPFERFYLGGDGMANYSMDGRETIQLRGYPNNSLTPIIEDRTSSRYGQQIGATIYNKFSMELRYPITLKSSASIYALTFLEAGSSYPTFRDYNPFDLNRSAGLGLRVFMPAFGLLGIDFGYGFDALPGSVTNKANGWETHFIIGQQF
- a CDS encoding OmpH family outer membrane protein, translated to MRKQFLFIFLALIVANTSQAQSRTTRIGYIDMEYILENVSDYKEAKSQLELKAQKWKQEIEAKKLNINKLKENLNTEKALLTKELIEERETEIKFLETEMLDYQEKQFGADGNLMRQKSALAKPIQDQVFTAVQDIAEAKNYDFVFDKSADLTMLFSNKRYDISDQVLRILNRTEKREQLTKKQLKEQEAKENRENEIDENPTLANRQKALDDKKAAREKLIEDRRLEQEAKKKEYEDRRKAIQAEREAKKNGTVSEPAKTTETAKPAETAKTSTSTTNTNTTETAKPAVTGETTTEPAVNKAEERQKLYEQRKKELEERRKKILEEREAAKKAKEAETQKTNTTNN
- a CDS encoding OmpH family outer membrane protein, with the protein product MMKQIKTLLIAAILVLGASNTMNAQAKVAHVDVSEIMSKMPAMLDAQNQLQKLSGTYDAEYKKMVDEYQTKIKKYEAEAATVTEAVNGDRSKEVQDMQKRIVDYRDNAQKELQQKETDIVKPLMEKVRASIQKIGKAKGYQYVLDGSTLLLADGPNITADVKKDLGF
- the murI gene encoding glutamate racemase, with product MTNNNPIGIFDSGIGGTSIWSEIHALLPHEKTIYLADSKNAPYGQRTKDEIVALSKKNVEFLLENNCKLIVVACNTATTNAITELRSDYNVPFIGIEPAIKPAANNSQTQVIGILATQGTLNSELFNKTAEMFQHTTIIEQVGHGLVQLIEDGNLYSPEMTQLLESYLQPMIEANIDYLVLGCSHYPYLIPQIKKILPEHIKIIDSGEAVARQTQNILRDKVGFTDAQHNDPVFYVNSNPAVLSSILDNKYPVIEKEF
- a CDS encoding aromatic hydrocarbon degradation protein, with translation MKNKIVFLSCFILMSLTSFSQSISSSPYSLYGVGSVYDSDFGSIPSIGSSGIALPSTSFINNLNPASLGFMPLNHFMFDIGGKAIGTTYESGSRTEKRNNFQFSHLAFAFPVTKNSAFSVALRPYSSSTFKISNLVLPIADSQETYTLTAEGSGGLNNFDFSYGYRFGKKLTVGASAALLFGNVVDDRSFLIASSLTTVHKKTDYNGFRATLGTQYVIDSTLTIGTTFKLPAQIKGSKVQSVETISNEVVSSLESEASSNVDDYYMPLEIGIGISKRFKNVLNMTLDYEKSLWKDTNQSELYGTFVNQDRFALGFTYFNPKKNIRKYWDRVQYSAGANFDTGYLEVDGKRVNNAAISFGVNLPIENTFSAINISYSYGQKGRISDNLIKENYHKLSINLSLDGIWFVKRKFD